The window CCACGAGCAGTCCTGATGGCGCAGGTAATTATTCGATGAATGTTCAACCGGGTTTTTATGCTGTTAGATTAATTGCTGATGGTTGTCCACCAAATTATATTGGTGATATTAAAATTTATAGCGACGCTAAGTCCGGAACATTGAATGATTTTTTATTAAGTCTTGATGAAAGTGAAATTACTCCAGCACTATTAGCACAAGTTACCGACGAACGCCAAAAAGCGCAAGATGCGGCTCAAGCCGCAGAAAAATCAGTTACCGATGCCTCGTCTACATTAGCTAATGTGGTGAAAAAGACAGGGGATACGATGAGTGGGCCTCTGTTAATTGATACAAATAACAACTCCTATTTTGACTTGATAGAAAGCTCAAATAAGGCGATGAGATTATTTATAAATAATGATAATGGGGGAATTGGTTTTTCTGGAAGTGACTCTACATTCCCTAAAACTAGATTAAGATTTATCCAAGAAAATAATACATGGAATTTTGAAAATAGTTCGGTCAAGATCAATAATCAAGTAGCCATGAAACAAGGTGATTATGGTTTAGGATTAAAAAATACCTCAACATTCCATCCTAACTCTATTGAGGATCTACTAATAAAGGAAACCGGTTCAATTCTATTTGTTAATGCAAAAAATTTACCAACAGATACATTTCCAGGTTCTATAAATGGTGTTGATTCATGGTGGTACTTTAAGGTATTGGGTAAACGAGATGGTAATTTCAGTTATGATGGACGTTATTACCTTTCTAAAAATGGTTTTACTGACTCATATATTGGGTTATCTTTTGACGGTCCTAGTTCTGCAAATTATTTTAGATGGCAAAAAATTATTACTAGTTCCAATATATCCCAAAATAATATTTTACAAAAAGGGGATTATGGTCTGGGTGCATCAATAACATCTAACGTAATATCAGGTAATATATCAAACTTATTTAATACAGGATTTTATATTGTTGCAACAGGCGCAACAACAGGTAACACTCCATTTATTAATTGTAATTTAATTGTACATAGAAGAAATGCAACAAAACAAACTGCAATCGCATTTAACTATGATGCTAATAATGTTAAATTTGGAGTGTTTGATGGTGGTAATTGGACGTGGGATACAGCAATAACAACCGCCAACTCCACTATCGATTCAAATGGCTTCTACAAAAAAGCCTCACCCATTTGTCGATTATTTGGGGATGATAATCTCACTGAGATTGAAGGTTTCAATATTGCGGGTTGTGGATTAGTAAATAGTGAAGCGGATGGGGTGATAGCTAAGCGTATTGATGTCGGTCATTATGAAATTCACGGCTCATTGGGCTTTGCCAAAGAAGGGTGGTATATCACGTTACCCGAAGATGCGAATGGGAATAAAAAGATTTTTGCCGAGTATTCCACTGATGATAATCATATCATTACCGTTAAAACGTTCACTCGTAAATTTGATACTGAGCAATGTGAAGTCATTGCCGGAAAACCGATTGATATTACTGCTGAACGTTGGATTGATATACGTTTAGAAATGCCAGTTAACGAAGTCGTTGAGGAAACTGATTTATAAAAATAGGCCTTTTTTGACAGGATAACATGAATAAATGAAGTGGTTATATTATTGCAATTTGAGCGCAGTAAGATAACAAAATAAATATAGCGTTTAGTTTGATACTAAACGCTATATTGTTCTTCAAGCTTAATGTGGTTTTTCATCAAACTACGCCAAAATGATTACAATTGCCACCTAAGCCAAGTAAATAAAATATTACCGGTATTACGTTTTACACCGGGTACATAAGTACTTTGTATAGATAAACGGTCATATTCGATAGAAAATAGTGGCAATGGTGCAGGAAACGGAATCCAGTTATAATCTTTACGCGCAGTGATGCTTAATGTATAACCAATACCAATTCGCCATTTATCACTATTACCCGGTCGCCAGTAAGTCTGGTAAGCATACCCACCAATTGGCTCAATCACATTATGTGAATCTTGGAATTCCATAATATATAGCGCATGCCAGTCACCATCTTTATCGAATCGATAAACGCCAGCCCCGATACCCCAAGGTCTCTCATTATAACTATCAATCTTATCTCTATCATAGGTAGCCCGGTTATGCCAAGTGTTTGCCGGAATATAGAGTTCATATTTATCTGAATTCCACGTTTCTGAAAGGGTGTTTTTAATTCCCTGCCAAATACCTGTATTCTCATCGTTTTTTGAGGTACTTTCAGCGCCTTCATTAGCAAATACAAAAAATGGTAAGGCAACAAAAGAGAGAATCAATTTTTTTAACATTAGTATTACTCACATTAGTCATCAAATTCTCGCTATTTTATTGCAATGTATTCTTTTCTGAAAGATATTTATGAGATAACTAATACCTATTTAATGATCTTCATTTTTTTACATCTTGGATTTTAATTTTGAACACATTTGGAGAGTTAAAATAGTCATTGGTTTAATTGCTAAATACTTGTCTTTATCAATCTTTATCTGTTATATTTTTGAACGTTTATGCTAGTCAAAATAATAGTGATATTAAATCTATGAATTATAATTTAGCGCAGCAAACTTTTTTCGACTCTGATGATATATATGCATGTCAATATGCTGCTGCTAAGGCAGCTCAAATGGCGTTATTAAAAGAAGTCTGTTTATCGCCTAAACCGGGATTGGTTGATATCAATAATTGTGGTTCCCACCGTGATATGGATTTGAATACGTTTATGCGTAGTATTTCGGCGATTTCACCTTGGTTGGATCAATTCTATCTGTATGGAAAATCTATAACGGTGGCGGGGAAATTTTTACCTAATTTACGACCATTAGGTATTCAATGTGAGCAGTCTATGTTTAAAGCTACCAATAATGTTAATACTCATAAAGGTGGCGTATTTGCCTTTGGTTTATTGTTAGCGGCGATTGGTAAACTGGATAATGATCAAATAGCACTTTCTTATCAAGCCATTTGTGATGAAGTGGCAAAAGCTTGTCAGGGACTCGTTCAACAAGAGCTTGAAACGCGCAACTCAGCGACGACTGTTGGCGAAAAATTGTTTAAACAACATCGTTTAACTGGTGCGAGAGGCGAAGCAGAGTCGGGCTATTTAACTGTTCGAAATATTTCATTACCGATATTTAAAGAGATGATGATAACCGGTCACGACGAGGAGACAAGTTTATTACAGGCAATGCTATATCTGTTAGCTTATAATGATGACACTAATCTTGTTTCTCGGGGTGGAATGGCTGGTTTACAATATGTACAAGATGCAGCTAAATCCATTATTGCTATCGGCGGTATGATTCAGCAAGGGGGAAAGCAAAAATTACTGGAATTGGATCAACAATTGATCAAACGTAATTTAAGTCCTGGTGGTACCGCCGATTTAATTGCTATTACTTGGTTTTTAAGTCAATTTAATTAATCCTTATTGTCGCTATAAGATGCGGATTTCTGCGCATCTAAGCGTTTATAGAGTCTTTCTGGTCGACCGATCTTGCCATAGTTTATTTCAATCGTTAGTAATTTGATCTGAACACAATATTCGAGGTAACGTCTAGCGGTTGTTTTGCTGATTTCTGTCTGATTGACAACATCTTCAACAGTTAGTGGATGGAGTACTTGGGCAAATAGATCTTTGACTTTTTGTAAAGTAATCTCTTCAATTCCTTTGGAATGACGATTAATATCGATAAAATCTTTAGTTTGTAGGTTAAATAATTCGTCAATTTTACGTTGGTTAACATGTTGTTGGATACTTTGCCGATAAAGAAACAGTTCAAAACGTTCTAACGAGTGTTTTAAGCGTTGATAGGAGACCGGTTTTATTAAATAGTCAAAGGCACCGTAACGGATCGCTTTGCTGCAGGTTTCCATATCGCTAGCGGCAGTAATAAAGATGACATAGCAAGCGAGGTTATTATTGATAATATGTTCAAATAACTCAATTCCTCTACCATCAGGGAGGTAATTATCAAGTAAAATTAATGTGGGTTGTAACTTTTCTACCATTAACTTCGCTTCAGCTAAAGTAGAGGCAATGCCTAATGCTTTAACTTTGGTATCGCGTTGAATAAACTCTGCATTTAATTCGGCTAAAATAGGTTCATCTTCAACGATGAGTACTTCAATCGTATGGTCGTTTTTCTTATTCATAGTGATTTCTCTTTTTATTATTTAGGTATAAAAACGGAAAAGATTGCACCGTTGGGTTGATTGTCATCAAACAAAATGTAACCTTTCGCTTTTTTGGTATAAGTCGCAACCAGATGTAAACCAATACCATGTTCTTTTGGGCTTTGTGAGGTAACGCCGGGTTCAAATATTGATTCTCGAATATTTGCATCAATACCACAGCCTTGATCACTGATTTCTAATACAATTTCATCGGTGGCATCACTAAGATAGAGGTGAATTGTTTTTGTGCCGATTGGGTTTTTTAAGCAAGCATTAAAAGCATTATCCAGTAGATTGCCCAAAATAGACATAAACTCCGTTTCGGTAATGGAAGGCGGTAAAGCATTTAATTGGCATGCTGCATCAAAGTTCAGTTTTAGGCCTATTTCGTGAGATTTAGCATATTTACCAATTAATAGACCACAGATTGAAGGTACCTTAAAATGTTGAGTAATAAAATCGAGATTTTTTTGATTATCTGATGAGTGTAAAGTGATAAAATCCTCGGCTTCTTTATAACGTTTCATATAAATTAAACCAGATAATGTAGCCATCCAGTTTAAGTGTTCATGTCTTAAGGTTCGTAAATTATCGACATATTGTGTGACTTGCGTTAATTGCATACTTAATAAATTAATATCATTATAATTGCGAAAAGTAATGACCCATCCTTGGATCTCTTGATCAATAATGATTCTAATCCGGCTTGCGATGACAATGATATCGTTAAAATAGCAGATATGATCATGAACATCTTCTATCTGATTATTCACGCCATAAATCAAATCGATTGATTTGATAAAGTTTGAAATATTGTGATTAAGTAAGTGTTTATCTTCAACATTTAGGGATAACATATTTCTGGCCGATTGATTGATATTGATAATGTTATAGTCCAAATCAATCGCGATGATTCCTTCAAAGATTGATTCCATAATCGATTTCTGACTTTTAAATAGTAGCGCAATCTCTTTGGGTTCTAGATTAAACATCTGTTTTTTAATCGAGCGAGAGAATAACCAAGAAAAGAGAAATAGAGCGAAGAACAGGATCACACAGACTAGAATGAAGGGTGAAAACTGTTTTTTATGCATCTCGCTGATATCATCAATCATATATCCCACTGAGACAATCCCGATCACATTTTTATTATCGTCAAGAATCGGCGCCTTTCCTCTTAGTGAGGTTCCTAAGGAACCCTCTCGAATAGTAATAATACTATTGCCATTTAGTACTTCATGATTATCATCACCTACCATCGGTTTATATAAAGAGCCATTGGCGGTATGGAATAAACGACGAGCTTGGTTATCACCAATGACAATGTAGTTAGCATCGCTCTGTTTAAAAATGAAAGTGACTAATTCTGCTATCTCCTCCGTATTTTTCTCTTTTACATATTTAATTAACGTCGGTAATACCGACAACTCCTTTGCCTGTATTTGGGCTTTAATTCCTAAATTTTTATACAAAATAGCCTCAGTGACATTCCATATATAACTTTGTAATAGCAGTAAAAAAATAATCGAGAATAGACACAAGGATAAAAATAATTTATTAGTAAATGACACATTTTTTTTAATTTGCATTATGCTATCTGTTGATAATTTTTATTGTGAAAAAGTTTAGCATAGCATTAAAAAACATAGAGCCTTTAACTCCATAAAAACCACGTTTAAATCATGATTTATATCACAAAATTAGGATTCATCTTTTGTCATTATTAGGGCAGTTTTAATAATCATAACTGGAGATGAAATATGACTGATTTAACTTCTGTCCCCAAAACGGAAAAGGACAGTAATCATGATGTGGCGAGCAAAACTAAATTCTGGCCCTACGGCTGGTGGAAATTAATGGATGATTATAAAATTGGAGTCATTCCATTACCCCTTTTTATTATTGCTGGAATTCTTATTTTTACTGAGGTGATCGTCACTGGGAAGTTACCAAGTGAAATTGTTGTGATGGTTGTAACCTGTGCCTTTTTTGGTTTTTTATGTGGTGAGATAGGTAAACGGTTACCGATTGTAGGGAAAATGGGGGCGGCGGCAATCTGTGCTACCTTTATTCCTTCAGCACTAGTCTATTATGGCATTTTACCTTCACCGATTGTTGAAGCGACCACTAAATTTTATAAAGATACCCATATTCTCTATCTCTATATTTGCTGCATCATTGTCGGCAGTATTATGAATATGGATCGCAGAACGCTAATTCAGGGTTTTTTAAGAATTTTTGTACCAATGGCTTGTGGTGAAATTGTCGGTATGTTAGTGGGCGTTGGAATGGGCGTGTTATTAGGTCTAACACCTTTTGAAACATTTTTCTTTTTAGTATTACCGATTATGGCTGGTGGTGTAGGTGAAGGTGCAATTCCTTTATCTATAGGTTATGCGGCAATTTTAGGTATGGAGCAAGGTGATGCATTAGGCCGAGTTCTTCCAATTGTTATGTTAGGAGGATTAACAGGGATCATCTGTGGTGGTATTTTAAACCGTTTAGGTAAAATGTACCCACATTTAACCGGCAATGGTCGATTAATGCCGCCTTCTGATAAAGACCAGTTAGAAGAGGCAAAAACAGAAAAAGTAGAATCAAAAATGGATGTCACCACCTTTGCCTCGGGTGTGCTATTAGCTGCACTACTTTATATGGTGGGAATGATCGGTCATAAAGTGACAGGGATTCCAGCTCCTGTAGGGATGCTGTTCGCGGCGGTTATTGTTAAATTGACCTCTGGGGTATCTCCTAAAGTCTTAAGTGGTTCACAAGTCGTTTATAAATTTTTCCAAACTTCAGTAACTTATCCGATTCTATTTGCGGTTGGTGTTGCCATTACGCCATGGCATAGAATTGTTGAGGCATTCACATTAACAAACCTTATTGTGATTGTTTGTACCGTTGTTAGTTTAGTTACAACTGGTTTTTTTGTATCGAAAAAATTAGGTATGTATCCTATTGATGCGGCGGTTATTTCATGTTGTCAAAGTGGCCAAGGTGGAACCGGCGATGTAGCGATATTAACAGCGGCAGAACGTATGGAATTAATGCCTTTTGCTCAAATTGCGACACGTATTGGTGGAGCTATTAATGTTTCAGTTTCCTTATTAATTCTTGGTAATTTTTTAGTGTAATTGGATGAACAAGGCTTTAATCACGGTTAAAGCCATTTCTATAACGTTATTAGAGATCAAACATTATTTTACACTTGCGATTTTTATGAAGGAAGAGTTATGAAACTTATTAGTTATTTATTAAACAACGTTCCCGCTTTTGGGATCCTAACCGACGACGGTATTATTGATTTAAGCCGTCGAGTTGGCAAGCAATTTGTTGATTTGAAAGCGGTACTCGTCAGTGAACATGGCTTGCAAACGATTAAAACATATATGAATTGTCCACCTGATTTAACCGAAAATGAGATTACTTTTTTACCCGTTATCCCTAATCCAAATAAGATTTTATGTGTTGGGATGAATTATGCGGAAAAAAGAGCTGAATTTAATGAAACTAGCACTGCTCCGACTATTTTTGTTCGTTTTGCTGATTCACAAACAGGACATCAGACACCCATTATTAAACCGCTTGTGTCTAATGAATTGGATTACGAAGGTGAACTTGCCGTTATTATTGGTAAGGGTGGTTCTTATATTAGTAAAGAAAAAGCACTAGAACATATTGCCGGTTATAGTTGTTATATGGATGGTTCAATTCGCGATTGGCAGTATACATGGTATACAGCAGGTAAAAATTGGCCAAATACTGGAGCATTTGGTCCTTGCTTAACAACGGCGGACGAGATTCCAGATCCAACCGTATTATCCGTTGCCACTTATTTGAATGGTCAACAAGTACAATGTGATACGGTGAGTCATCTGATTCATAGCATACCAGAATTGATCGCGTATATTAGCTCGTTTACTTATTTATCTCCAGGAGATGTGATCATTACGGGTTCTCCTGGCGGAGTAGGGAAAAAGCGTAATCCACCGTTATTTATGCAAGAAGGCGATAAAATTGAGGTGGAAATTAATCATATAGGCCGTTTATGTAATACGATTGTGTCAGAAAAAAGGCCATCTTATGTATAATTTAGCCGATTATGACATTGTTGATCTTGATAAGAGCCAGCGTGATTTGCCCGCAATCGTAAAATTACTCAAACAAGCTGATTTGGACTTCGATAAACAGGTGAAACGCTTTATGGTTGCCAGAGTTGATCAGCAGATTATTGCTTGTGCAGGTATTGATAATAATATTATTAAATGCGTTGCGATTGATCCTGATTATCGAGGCAATAGTATCAATTTGACCTTATTAGAACATACGATGAAATATGCTAATGATCAAGGTCACTTTCATCTATTTTTGTACACTAAACCTGAAAATAAAGATTATTTTAAGGGGTGTGGTTTTTATTCTATTGTTGAAATCACAGATTTAGTTGTTTTAATGGAGAATACGCCAATTGGAATAAGACAATATTGCCGGCATCTCCAGTCATATAAAAAAGAGGGTAACAAAGTGGGGAGCATTGTTATGAATGCAAACCCTTTTACAAATGGTCATTTATACCTTATTGAGTATGCAGCCCGGCAGTGTGATTGGTTACATGTGTTTGTGGTAAATGAAAATGCATCGTTATTTTCATTTACAGAACGCTTGCAATTAGTTAAAGACGGAACGGTTCATATAAACAATATCACTATTCACCCAAGCTCTGAATATATTATATCCAAAGCAACATTTCCAACCTATTTTTTGAAAGATCATATCAATGTTGATCGCGCTTACATGGGAATTGATCTGCTTATTTTCCGTAATTACATTGCGCCATCGCTAAATATTACTCATCGGTTTGTGGGAAGTGAACCATTTAGTGAGATCACCAATATATACAACATATCAATGAGTTACTGGTTGAAAGATCCCTGTGTTAGTCAATTACCACCGATTAATTTAGTCGAAATTGAACGACTAGTTGCTGGTGATGTGGTTATTTCTGCTTCTTTAATCCGACAATTATTAAAAACACAGCAGTATGACCAACTTAAGAAACTGGTTCCAATGTCGACTTGGGCGTATCTCGAAAAGAATCTTAGTCAATTTAGTCATTAATTTAAGGTAACACGATGAAAATACAACAAGAAGCTATAGCTGGAACACTTGAATCAAGTGATTTACTCGTAAAAGTCTGTCCACATCAGGGACTTGAAATTGTGATAAATAGTGAAGTTAATAAACAGTTTGGTAGACAGATTGCATTAGTTGTTAAAAATACACTCAATAATTTACAACTGACTGATGGCTTAATCATTATTGATGATAAAGGTGCGCTTGATTGTGCAATAAAAGCTAGAGTTCAGTGTGCTGTTTTACGGGGTGCACAACAGTCGACATTAAATTGGAGTCATATTTTATGAAAAAGTTACGTAGAAGTATGCTGTTTTTACCCGGTGCTAATGCTGCGATGTTATCTACAGCATTTGTGTATAAACCGGACTCAATTATGTTTGATTTGGAAGATGCTGTCTCTATTAAAGAGAAAGATTCAGCTCGATTATTAGTTGCGCAAACATTACAACTACCGATTTATAAAGAAAGTGGTATTGAAACTGTAGTCCGAATTAATGCTTTGGATACCCCATTTGGTTTGCAGGATTTAGAAGCAGTTGTGAGAGCGGGTGTTGAAGTCGTTCGATTACCAATGACCAATTGTGCCGAAGATATTCATCAACTCGAAAGGGAAGTTGAACGGATAGAAAAAGAGTGTGGACGTCCAGTTGGTAGTACTAAATTAATGGCAGCGATTGAATCTGCACAAGCAGTCGTGAATGCCGTTTCTATTGCACAATCTTCTCCCCGTCTAATTGGTATCGCCTTAGCCGCATTTGACTATTTAGTCGATATGCAAGCTGAACGTGGTGATGGTACCGAGTTATTTTATGCTCGTTGTGCAGTATTGCACGCTGCCCGAGTGGCAAAAATCGATGCTTTTGATGCTGTTTACTCTAATGTTAATGATGAAGTGGGCTTTTTAAAAGAGGTAAATCTGATTAAAAAGCTTGGTTTTAATGGTAAATCGTTAATTAATCCACGACAAATTGATTTATTGCATAACGCTTATGCACCAACCCAAACCGAGGTCGATTATGCGAAAAGCGTGGTTGAAGCTGCTGAAGAGGGGGAAAAGGCCGGATTAGGTGTTGTGTCATTAAATGGCAAGATGATTGATGCACCGATAATTGCTCGCGCTATCACTACTATTGAACTTGCCAATCGTTCTGGCGTTCGTTGCGAAATTTAATAGGACAATTAACATGATTCTAACTACTGAAAACCATATTAACGATTTATTAGTACAGCAACCGCAATTAACTAATATGGTACCCTTCACTGGGGCAAATACCACTACGCCTTATTTAGCCGATAATCATGCTAAGTATACGCGAAAACTCTGCCAATCGATTTCGGAAGCGATTAAAAAGTGTGAATTACGTGATGGTATGACAATCTCTTTCCATCATGCCTTTCGTGAAGGTGATAAAGTCATCAATCATGTGGTTGAGACGATCAGTAAAATGGGTATTAAAGATTTAACGCTCGCTTCAAGTTCATTATTGTCTTGTAATACACCATTGATCGAACACATTAAATCAGGCGTAATTACTCAAATTTATACTTCAGGTATGCGTGGTAAACTTGCTGACGCCATTTCTCATGGTTTAATGAAAAAACCAGTACATATCCATTCTCATGGTGGACGCGTGAAATTGATTCAGTCAGGGGAAATCAACATTGATATCGCTTTCTTAGCTGTATCAACGGCTGACGAACTAGGTAATGCTAACGGTGTATCTGGTAAATCTCAATGTGGTTCACTGGGGTATGCGATGGTTGATGCTCAATTTGCTAAACATGTCGTGCTATTAACGGAAGATATTGTTGCTTATCCTAATAGTCCTGCGAGCATTCGTCAGGATCAGGTTGATTATATTATCAAAGTGGATGAAGTGGGTGATCCAACTAAAATTAGCGTTGGCGCTGCGCGTATTACCAGTAATCCACGTGAACTCATGATCGCTCGCTATGCGGCAGATGTCATAGAACATTCTGGCTATTTTGTCGATGGATTCTCGATGCAAACAGGATCTGGTGCATCATCAACTGCGGCAACACGTTTTTTAGAAACTAAGATGAGAGCTAAAAATATTACTGCTAGCTTTGCTTTAGGTGGGATCACTGCCAGTATTGTTGATTTGCATGAAAAGGGATTAATTCATAAATTACTCGATACCCAAAGTTTTGATGGGGTAGCGGGGCAATCTTTAGCTAAAAATAGACAGCATCATGAAATTTCTACCAATTATTATGCTAATCCTGCATCAAAAGGGGCTAGTTGTGATGAGCTGGATATTGTTATTTTGAGTGCATTAGAAGTTGATCTCAACTTTAATATCAATGTCTTAACGGGCTCTGATGGTGTAATGCGTGGCGCTTCAGGAGGTCATTGCGATACAGCGGCTGGTGCGAATTTAACCATTGTTGTAGCCCCTTTAATTCGTAGTCGTATTCCTACTGTGATCAAAACGGTGACGACAATTGTGACCCCAGGAGAAAGTATCGGTGTTTTAGTCACCGATCATGGTATTGCAGTTAACCCGAATCGTCCAGAGATTGCTTTACGATTAAAAGAAGCTGGATTACCGATATTCACGATTGAACAGTTGTATGAGCGTGCTGTTTCATTAGTTGGTGACGCGGAGCCGATACAATTTTTGGATAAAATCGTCGGTGTAGTTCGTTATCGCGATGGTAGTATTATTGATGTGGT is drawn from Orbaceae bacterium BiB and contains these coding sequences:
- a CDS encoding response regulator, encoding MNKKNDHTIEVLIVEDEPILAELNAEFIQRDTKVKALGIASTLAEAKLMVEKLQPTLILLDNYLPDGRGIELFEHIINNNLACYVIFITAASDMETCSKAIRYGAFDYLIKPVSYQRLKHSLERFELFLYRQSIQQHVNQRKIDELFNLQTKDFIDINRHSKGIEEITLQKVKDLFAQVLHPLTVEDVVNQTEISKTTARRYLEYCVQIKLLTIEINYGKIGRPERLYKRLDAQKSASYSDNKD
- the pagP gene encoding lipid IV(A) palmitoyltransferase PagP → MLKKLILSFVALPFFVFANEGAESTSKNDENTGIWQGIKNTLSETWNSDKYELYIPANTWHNRATYDRDKIDSYNERPWGIGAGVYRFDKDGDWHALYIMEFQDSHNVIEPIGGYAYQTYWRPGNSDKWRIGIGYTLSITARKDYNWIPFPAPLPLFSIEYDRLSIQSTYVPGVKRNTGNILFTWLRWQL
- the citC gene encoding [citrate (pro-3S)-lyase] ligase, whose protein sequence is MYNLADYDIVDLDKSQRDLPAIVKLLKQADLDFDKQVKRFMVARVDQQIIACAGIDNNIIKCVAIDPDYRGNSINLTLLEHTMKYANDQGHFHLFLYTKPENKDYFKGCGFYSIVEITDLVVLMENTPIGIRQYCRHLQSYKKEGNKVGSIVMNANPFTNGHLYLIEYAARQCDWLHVFVVNENASLFSFTERLQLVKDGTVHINNITIHPSSEYIISKATFPTYFLKDHINVDRAYMGIDLLIFRNYIAPSLNITHRFVGSEPFSEITNIYNISMSYWLKDPCVSQLPPINLVEIERLVAGDVVISASLIRQLLKTQQYDQLKKLVPMSTWAYLEKNLSQFSH
- the citD gene encoding citrate lyase acyl carrier protein encodes the protein MKIQQEAIAGTLESSDLLVKVCPHQGLEIVINSEVNKQFGRQIALVVKNTLNNLQLTDGLIIIDDKGALDCAIKARVQCAVLRGAQQSTLNWSHIL
- a CDS encoding prophage tail fiber N-terminal domain-containing protein is translated as MVTIAGRLEDPLGNAIPDCQIELITQKNGSVVLVRTSATSSPDGAGNYSMNVQPGFYAVRLIADGCPPNYIGDIKIYSDAKSGTLNDFLLSLDESEITPALLAQVTDERQKAQDAAQAAEKSVTDASSTLANVVKKTGDTMSGPLLIDTNNNSYFDLIESSNKAMRLFINNDNGGIGFSGSDSTFPKTRLRFIQENNTWNFENSSVKINNQVAMKQGDYGLGLKNTSTFHPNSIEDLLIKETGSILFVNAKNLPTDTFPGSINGVDSWWYFKVLGKRDGNFSYDGRYYLSKNGFTDSYIGLSFDGPSSANYFRWQKIITSSNISQNNILQKGDYGLGASITSNVISGNISNLFNTGFYIVATGATTGNTPFINCNLIVHRRNATKQTAIAFNYDANNVKFGVFDGGNWTWDTAITTANSTIDSNGFYKKASPICRLFGDDNLTEIEGFNIAGCGLVNSEADGVIAKRIDVGHYEIHGSLGFAKEGWYITLPEDANGNKKIFAEYSTDDNHIITVKTFTRKFDTEQCEVIAGKPIDITAERWIDIRLEMPVNEVVEETDL
- a CDS encoding fumarylacetoacetate hydrolase family protein; the protein is MKLISYLLNNVPAFGILTDDGIIDLSRRVGKQFVDLKAVLVSEHGLQTIKTYMNCPPDLTENEITFLPVIPNPNKILCVGMNYAEKRAEFNETSTAPTIFVRFADSQTGHQTPIIKPLVSNELDYEGELAVIIGKGGSYISKEKALEHIAGYSCYMDGSIRDWQYTWYTAGKNWPNTGAFGPCLTTADEIPDPTVLSVATYLNGQQVQCDTVSHLIHSIPELIAYISSFTYLSPGDVIITGSPGGVGKKRNPPLFMQEGDKIEVEINHIGRLCNTIVSEKRPSYV
- the citE gene encoding citrate (pro-3S)-lyase subunit beta, yielding MKKLRRSMLFLPGANAAMLSTAFVYKPDSIMFDLEDAVSIKEKDSARLLVAQTLQLPIYKESGIETVVRINALDTPFGLQDLEAVVRAGVEVVRLPMTNCAEDIHQLEREVERIEKECGRPVGSTKLMAAIESAQAVVNAVSIAQSSPRLIGIALAAFDYLVDMQAERGDGTELFYARCAVLHAARVAKIDAFDAVYSNVNDEVGFLKEVNLIKKLGFNGKSLINPRQIDLLHNAYAPTQTEVDYAKSVVEAAEEGEKAGLGVVSLNGKMIDAPIIARAITTIELANRSGVRCEI
- a CDS encoding sensor histidine kinase, with product MQIKKNVSFTNKLFLSLCLFSIIFLLLLQSYIWNVTEAILYKNLGIKAQIQAKELSVLPTLIKYVKEKNTEEIAELVTFIFKQSDANYIVIGDNQARRLFHTANGSLYKPMVGDDNHEVLNGNSIITIREGSLGTSLRGKAPILDDNKNVIGIVSVGYMIDDISEMHKKQFSPFILVCVILFFALFLFSWLFSRSIKKQMFNLEPKEIALLFKSQKSIMESIFEGIIAIDLDYNIININQSARNMLSLNVEDKHLLNHNISNFIKSIDLIYGVNNQIEDVHDHICYFNDIIVIASRIRIIIDQEIQGWVITFRNYNDINLLSMQLTQVTQYVDNLRTLRHEHLNWMATLSGLIYMKRYKEAEDFITLHSSDNQKNLDFITQHFKVPSICGLLIGKYAKSHEIGLKLNFDAACQLNALPPSITETEFMSILGNLLDNAFNACLKNPIGTKTIHLYLSDATDEIVLEISDQGCGIDANIRESIFEPGVTSQSPKEHGIGLHLVATYTKKAKGYILFDDNQPNGAIFSVFIPK
- a CDS encoding 2-hydroxycarboxylate transporter family protein is translated as MTDLTSVPKTEKDSNHDVASKTKFWPYGWWKLMDDYKIGVIPLPLFIIAGILIFTEVIVTGKLPSEIVVMVVTCAFFGFLCGEIGKRLPIVGKMGAAAICATFIPSALVYYGILPSPIVEATTKFYKDTHILYLYICCIIVGSIMNMDRRTLIQGFLRIFVPMACGEIVGMLVGVGMGVLLGLTPFETFFFLVLPIMAGGVGEGAIPLSIGYAAILGMEQGDALGRVLPIVMLGGLTGIICGGILNRLGKMYPHLTGNGRLMPPSDKDQLEEAKTEKVESKMDVTTFASGVLLAALLYMVGMIGHKVTGIPAPVGMLFAAVIVKLTSGVSPKVLSGSQVVYKFFQTSVTYPILFAVGVAITPWHRIVEAFTLTNLIVIVCTVVSLVTTGFFVSKKLGMYPIDAAVISCCQSGQGGTGDVAILTAAERMELMPFAQIATRIGGAINVSVSLLILGNFLV
- the citG gene encoding triphosphoribosyl-dephospho-CoA synthase CitG — its product is MNYNLAQQTFFDSDDIYACQYAAAKAAQMALLKEVCLSPKPGLVDINNCGSHRDMDLNTFMRSISAISPWLDQFYLYGKSITVAGKFLPNLRPLGIQCEQSMFKATNNVNTHKGGVFAFGLLLAAIGKLDNDQIALSYQAICDEVAKACQGLVQQELETRNSATTVGEKLFKQHRLTGARGEAESGYLTVRNISLPIFKEMMITGHDEETSLLQAMLYLLAYNDDTNLVSRGGMAGLQYVQDAAKSIIAIGGMIQQGGKQKLLELDQQLIKRNLSPGGTADLIAITWFLSQFN